The Shewanella sp. NFH-SH190041 genome has a window encoding:
- the phoR gene encoding phosphate regulon sensor histidine kinase PhoR yields the protein MFNNYSGSRLWLPVAVYALAVLVLGWLLDQLLPCLLAGTLFLLGWHYRQLQRLLHWLWHDRRLTPPQSRGSWEGVFNGVYRLQQKKRRKVNQLRELISRFRQGAEALPDAAVVLDEHYAIFWCNSLAQRLLGLSWPKDKGQRLDNLIRHPDFARYLHRASFTEPLELASPISPTQRLELRLMPYGERQLLLIARDISRLRQLEQTRKHFVANVSHELKTPLTVLQGYLEMLQDSDALAVDVGPEVVARQRALQLMQQQTDRMQAMVEQLLILSRIEDAPEGSWQEVVDMDDMLTVLAQDAKLLADGHQLTFDVAAGVALYGNSAQLRSACMNLIANALRYTPAGGQVHITWQRENGGARFSVRDSGIGIAPQHIPHLTERFYRVDSARSRQTGGSGLGLAIVKHALQHHHCQLEISSRLDHGSCFSFVIPPHLLVTPAHH from the coding sequence ATGTTTAATAATTATTCCGGCTCCCGGTTGTGGTTACCCGTGGCTGTCTACGCGCTGGCGGTGCTTGTGCTGGGGTGGCTGCTGGATCAACTCTTGCCGTGTTTGTTGGCCGGGACGCTATTTTTGCTGGGCTGGCATTACCGTCAGTTGCAAAGACTGCTGCATTGGTTATGGCATGATCGACGTCTGACGCCGCCTCAAAGCCGGGGCAGTTGGGAAGGGGTTTTTAACGGTGTTTACCGGCTGCAGCAAAAAAAACGTCGTAAAGTTAATCAGCTCAGAGAGTTAATTAGTCGGTTTCGGCAGGGTGCAGAAGCCTTGCCCGACGCTGCAGTGGTACTTGATGAGCACTATGCCATTTTTTGGTGTAATTCCTTAGCCCAACGTTTATTGGGGCTCTCTTGGCCTAAGGATAAAGGCCAGCGGTTGGATAATTTGATCCGCCACCCGGACTTTGCCCGTTATTTGCACCGGGCAAGTTTCACTGAGCCATTAGAACTGGCATCTCCTATTTCCCCGACTCAACGTTTAGAACTGCGGCTGATGCCTTATGGCGAGCGTCAGCTACTGTTGATTGCCCGTGATATCAGCAGATTGCGGCAGTTAGAGCAAACGCGCAAACACTTTGTTGCCAATGTCTCCCATGAGCTGAAAACCCCATTAACTGTGCTGCAGGGCTATTTGGAAATGTTGCAAGACAGTGATGCTCTGGCTGTGGACGTCGGGCCAGAGGTTGTCGCTCGGCAAAGGGCGCTGCAATTGATGCAACAACAGACAGACCGCATGCAGGCCATGGTAGAGCAGTTACTGATACTGTCGCGGATTGAAGATGCGCCGGAGGGAAGTTGGCAGGAAGTGGTGGATATGGATGATATGCTAACTGTGCTGGCGCAGGATGCTAAGTTACTGGCGGATGGTCATCAGCTTACTTTTGATGTGGCCGCGGGCGTGGCGCTCTATGGTAATAGTGCCCAACTGCGCAGTGCTTGTATGAATTTGATTGCTAATGCGCTGCGTTATACCCCGGCCGGTGGACAGGTTCATATTACTTGGCAGCGGGAAAATGGCGGTGCTCGCTTCAGTGTCCGGGATAGTGGCATTGGTATTGCCCCGCAGCATATCCCTCATTTGACTGAACGTTTTTACCGGGTCGATAGTGCCCGTTCACGCCAGACGGGTGGCAGTGGCTTAGGATTAGCGATCGTAAAGCATGCTTTGCAGCACCACCATTGCCAATTGGAGATCAGTAGCCGCTTGGATCATGGCAGCTGTTTTAGTTTTGTTATCCCACCGCACCTGTTGGTCACGCCTGCCCATCACTGA
- the rdgC gene encoding recombination-associated protein RdgC, which translates to MWFKNLTLYRFNKPFSVDADTLEKAMADFCFSPCSSQDISKFGFTNALGKHGQTLVHSAGNRHLISATKEEKILPSQVIKEALEEKVAQLETEENRKLTKKEKDALKDEITTTLLPRAFSRRSQIQALLLPEQQLILVDSSSASKAEELLALLRKALGSLPVIPVSFATPLEVQMTEWLKNGSAPAPFTIQDEAELKAIADEGGIVRFKQQDLSEEEVLAHIETGKQVHKLALHFEQSVAFLLCSDASLKRLKFSEEFRAGNDEVGNDDPLARLDADFALMSGELVALLTSLVHALGGLESND; encoded by the coding sequence ATGTGGTTTAAAAATCTGACACTTTACCGTTTCAACAAACCCTTTTCCGTGGATGCGGACACCCTAGAAAAAGCCATGGCAGACTTCTGTTTCAGCCCTTGCTCCAGTCAGGACATCAGCAAATTCGGATTTACCAATGCCTTGGGTAAACATGGTCAGACACTGGTTCACAGTGCCGGTAACCGTCATCTGATCAGCGCTACCAAAGAAGAGAAAATCCTGCCATCCCAGGTGATCAAAGAAGCGCTGGAAGAAAAAGTGGCTCAGCTGGAAACAGAAGAAAACCGCAAGCTGACTAAAAAAGAAAAAGATGCGTTAAAAGATGAAATTACCACCACCTTGCTGCCACGAGCCTTCTCTCGCCGCAGTCAAATTCAGGCGTTACTCTTGCCAGAGCAACAGCTGATTTTGGTGGACAGCTCCAGTGCCAGCAAAGCAGAAGAGCTGCTGGCCCTACTGCGCAAAGCCTTGGGCAGTCTGCCGGTGATCCCGGTATCTTTTGCTACACCTCTGGAAGTACAAATGACCGAGTGGCTGAAAAATGGCAGCGCACCAGCGCCCTTTACCATTCAGGACGAAGCCGAGCTAAAAGCCATTGCCGATGAGGGCGGTATTGTGCGCTTTAAACAGCAGGATTTAAGTGAAGAAGAGGTGCTGGCGCATATTGAAACCGGCAAGCAGGTGCACAAACTAGCATTACATTTTGAACAGTCAGTGGCCTTCTTATTGTGTAGCGACGCCAGCCTGAAGCGACTGAAGTTTTCAGAAGAATTTCGCGCCGGTAATGATGAAGTGGGCAATGATGATCCCCTCGCCCGGCTGGATGCAGACTTTGCCCTGATGAGCGGTGAGCTGGTTGCCTTGTTAACCTCACTGGTACACGCCCTAGGCGGCTTAGAAAGCAACGACTAA
- a CDS encoding porin → MMALYNNALLLSLCCLAPLSASANDALTVYGKLNLSLQVNKMQGESETLVKSNSSRLGVKGQMAVNDQLTAFYTVEYEVDTDSAVKENFKARNQFVGLKGDFGALTLGRNDTMLKKSQGKVDLFSDLDGDLKQLFKGDNRMAQTVSYQTPKLGGLSLGLTYIAKGDSGQSYETQVGETLIEKSTDGVSIGARYGDTKLKSSSLYAALAYDAKVKGYDILRASLQGRIADITLGGMFQQQEKIDSGLQRRGYLLSAAYPLFAVKLKTQYQHMDDKGSSWSVGADYQAAKATKVYTFYTQRDPDGLSKPDRFLGIGLSQRF, encoded by the coding sequence ATGATGGCTCTGTATAACAATGCTCTGCTGCTCTCCCTCTGTTGTCTGGCACCCTTATCGGCCAGTGCCAATGATGCGCTGACTGTCTATGGCAAACTGAATTTGTCCTTGCAGGTCAATAAGATGCAAGGTGAATCAGAGACGCTGGTCAAAAGTAACTCTTCACGCTTAGGGGTAAAAGGACAGATGGCGGTGAATGATCAACTGACGGCCTTTTATACCGTGGAATATGAAGTGGATACCGACAGTGCCGTGAAAGAGAATTTTAAGGCGCGTAATCAGTTTGTCGGTTTGAAAGGGGATTTCGGTGCATTGACGCTGGGGCGCAACGACACCATGTTAAAAAAGTCCCAGGGTAAGGTGGATCTCTTCAGCGATCTGGACGGCGATCTGAAGCAGCTGTTTAAAGGCGATAACCGTATGGCACAGACCGTCAGCTATCAGACGCCGAAACTGGGCGGCCTATCTCTGGGGCTCACTTATATTGCTAAGGGGGACAGCGGCCAGTCCTATGAAACCCAAGTCGGGGAAACATTAATAGAGAAAAGCACTGATGGGGTTAGCATCGGTGCCCGTTATGGTGATACAAAATTGAAATCCTCTTCTCTATATGCCGCATTAGCCTATGACGCCAAGGTTAAGGGGTATGATATTTTGCGCGCTTCTTTGCAGGGGCGCATTGCCGATATCACCCTTGGCGGTATGTTTCAGCAGCAGGAGAAAATTGATTCAGGCTTGCAGCGCCGTGGTTACTTGCTGAGTGCAGCATACCCGCTCTTTGCCGTAAAATTAAAAACCCAGTATCAGCATATGGATGATAAGGGCTCATCTTGGTCTGTCGGTGCTGATTACCAAGCTGCTAAGGCAACCAAGGTATATACCTTTTATACCCAGCGGGATCCCGATGGCCTCAGCAAGCCAGACCGCTTTTTGGGGATTGGCCTATCTCAGCGTTTTTAA
- the dauA gene encoding C4-dicarboxylic acid transporter DauA yields the protein MPHRAHLFSLKIGHALSQACISEKYTGKRFGKDILAGITVGIIAIPLAMALAIASGVPPQYGLYTSVIGGFIIALTGGSRYSISGPTAAFVVLLYPIAEKFGLAGLLLATVMSGIILVAMALLRLGRLIQYIPESITLGFTAGIGVVIATLQLKDFFGLQIHDMPEHYWDKVATLVQASPSAHWPSIVIAAVTLGTMLLWPRLKLPVPAHLPAVIIGSLIGLFLTHQGYDIATIGSRFHYVLPNGLSGSGIPPVMPEFEWPWLQSGPGGHALGLSWATVQALLPSAFAIAMLGAVESLLCAVVLDGMTNTRHSANSELLGQGFGNIIAPFFGGIPATAAIARSAANVKSGGQSPVSAMIHSLVVLLALVALTGVLAYIPMAAMAALLLVVAWNMSEAPKAVHLLKTAPRSDILVFTACFLLTVIFDMVIAISVGIMLAALLFMKEVAEMTRVKDITDDRRVIPEPLHEDVAVMKIEGPLFFAAADNVFGEISSLTGDRHTIILRMDSVYLLDAGGLSALAKLISKCQANRTRLLICELQFQPLKTLAKAKVTPIDGVLKFYPTLNDALADI from the coding sequence GTGCCACACAGAGCTCATCTATTTTCACTAAAAATCGGCCATGCCCTATCCCAGGCCTGTATTTCTGAGAAATACACTGGCAAACGGTTCGGTAAAGATATTTTGGCCGGTATTACCGTCGGGATTATCGCCATTCCACTGGCAATGGCATTGGCCATCGCCAGTGGTGTGCCCCCACAATACGGTCTTTATACCTCGGTTATCGGCGGCTTTATTATCGCGCTGACCGGCGGCTCCCGTTACAGTATCTCAGGACCGACCGCGGCCTTTGTGGTACTGCTTTACCCCATTGCAGAAAAATTTGGCCTCGCCGGTCTGCTATTAGCAACCGTGATGTCCGGTATTATTCTGGTGGCCATGGCGCTGCTGCGACTAGGGCGGTTGATCCAATATATTCCTGAGTCCATTACCTTAGGCTTTACCGCCGGGATTGGGGTGGTCATTGCCACTTTGCAGCTGAAAGACTTTTTCGGATTGCAGATCCACGATATGCCGGAACATTACTGGGATAAAGTTGCCACCTTGGTGCAAGCCTCTCCCAGTGCCCATTGGCCAAGTATCGTTATTGCAGCAGTCACCTTAGGTACTATGCTGTTGTGGCCGCGCTTAAAATTGCCGGTGCCCGCACACTTGCCAGCCGTCATTATCGGCAGTCTTATCGGCCTGTTTCTGACTCATCAAGGTTATGATATCGCCACTATTGGTAGCCGTTTCCACTATGTGTTACCTAACGGTCTGTCTGGCTCAGGTATTCCGCCAGTGATGCCAGAATTTGAATGGCCTTGGCTGCAAAGCGGCCCGGGTGGCCATGCTCTGGGGCTGAGTTGGGCCACAGTGCAAGCGTTATTGCCATCGGCATTTGCTATTGCCATGTTGGGCGCAGTGGAATCCCTGCTGTGTGCTGTCGTACTGGATGGGATGACTAATACCCGTCACAGTGCTAACAGTGAACTGTTAGGCCAAGGCTTTGGTAATATTATTGCGCCTTTCTTCGGTGGTATTCCGGCCACAGCCGCCATTGCCCGTTCGGCGGCTAACGTTAAATCCGGTGGCCAAAGCCCAGTATCCGCCATGATCCACTCACTGGTCGTACTGCTGGCTCTGGTCGCGCTGACCGGGGTATTGGCTTATATCCCTATGGCAGCTATGGCTGCACTGCTATTGGTGGTTGCCTGGAATATGAGTGAAGCGCCAAAAGCGGTGCACCTGCTCAAGACCGCCCCCCGCAGCGATATTTTAGTGTTCACCGCCTGTTTCTTGCTGACCGTTATCTTCGATATGGTCATCGCCATCAGTGTCGGCATTATGTTGGCTGCGCTGCTGTTTATGAAAGAAGTGGCGGAAATGACCCGGGTGAAAGACATCACAGATGACCGCCGCGTTATTCCAGAACCACTGCATGAAGATGTGGCGGTAATGAAAATTGAGGGGCCGCTGTTCTTTGCTGCTGCCGACAATGTCTTTGGTGAAATCAGCAGTCTGACAGGTGATCGTCATACTATTATTCTGCGCATGGACAGTGTTTATTTGTTGGATGCTGGCGGGTTATCCGCGCTGGCAAAACTGATCAGTAAATGTCAGGCCAATCGCACCCGATTACTCATTTGCGAGCTTCAGTTCCAACCACTGAAAACCCTGGCCAAGGCCAAAGTCACCCCGATTGACGGCGTACTGAAATTCTATCCCACCTTAAATGATGCGTTAGCTGATATCTGA
- the phoB gene encoding phosphate regulon transcriptional regulator PhoB — protein MSPRILIVEDESAIREMLSLMLAQQGFNVSEAGDVAEAKVVVSEPYPDLILLDWMLPGGSGIGLAKHFRQHELTRHIPLIMLTARGEEEDKVRALDVGADDYITKPFSNKELIARIKAVLRRSAPTSSQDRIDVQGLVLDPTSHRVSVNDTALEMGPTEFRLLHFFMTHPERVYSREQLLDNVWGTNVYVEDRTVDVHIRRLRKAMAATAHDRLIQTVRGAGYRFSARG, from the coding sequence ATGAGCCCAAGGATACTGATAGTTGAAGATGAGTCCGCCATTCGGGAAATGTTGAGCCTGATGTTGGCGCAGCAGGGATTTAATGTCAGCGAGGCCGGAGATGTTGCCGAGGCTAAAGTGGTTGTTAGTGAGCCTTACCCGGATTTAATCTTGCTTGATTGGATGTTGCCCGGCGGCAGTGGCATCGGCTTGGCAAAACATTTTCGTCAACATGAGCTGACCCGGCATATTCCTTTGATTATGCTCACCGCCCGGGGCGAAGAGGAAGATAAGGTGCGAGCCCTAGATGTGGGGGCTGATGATTACATCACTAAGCCTTTTTCTAATAAAGAGTTGATCGCCCGGATTAAAGCGGTATTGCGGCGCAGCGCCCCCACGTCATCCCAAGATCGTATCGATGTGCAGGGGTTGGTGTTGGACCCCACCAGTCATCGAGTCAGTGTGAATGACACCGCCCTGGAGATGGGGCCGACGGAGTTTCGGTTACTGCATTTTTTTATGACCCACCCGGAACGGGTCTACAGCCGTGAGCAACTGCTGGATAATGTCTGGGGCACCAATGTCTATGTGGAAGATCGCACCGTGGATGTGCATATCCGCCGCCTGCGCAAGGCCATGGCGGCGACCGCCCATGATCGCCTGATCCAGACGGTGCGCGGAGCCGGTTATCGTTTTTCTGCCCGGGGATAA